A stretch of the Saccharolobus caldissimus genome encodes the following:
- a CDS encoding S-methyl-5'-thioadenosine phosphorylase, with protein sequence MIPQTEKALIGIIGGSGLYDPGIFSEFKEIKVYTPYGEPSDLITIGTVEGKKVAFLPRHGRRHRIPPHKINYKANIWALKELGVKWIISVSAVGSLRMDYKPGDFVIPDQFIDMTKSRNYTFFDGPVVAHVSMADPFCEHLRRLAIETARELNITVHESGTYICVEGPRFSTRAESRVWREVYKADIIGMTLVPEVNLACEMQMCYATIAMVTDYDVFAEVPVTAEEVTKVMSENTEKAKKLLYSLIRKIPENPQEGLCSCCNSLKTALV encoded by the coding sequence ATGATTCCTCAAACAGAAAAGGCGCTAATTGGAATAATAGGCGGTTCTGGGTTGTACGATCCGGGGATTTTTTCAGAATTTAAGGAGATTAAAGTTTACACACCCTATGGGGAGCCAAGCGATTTAATAACTATAGGAACTGTAGAAGGGAAGAAAGTAGCTTTTTTACCGAGACATGGTAGAAGACATAGGATTCCTCCACATAAAATAAACTATAAGGCTAACATATGGGCTTTAAAAGAATTAGGGGTTAAGTGGATTATTTCAGTTTCTGCCGTGGGAAGTTTAAGAATGGATTATAAACCGGGGGATTTCGTTATACCGGATCAATTCATTGATATGACTAAATCTAGAAACTATACGTTTTTTGACGGTCCGGTGGTAGCTCATGTATCCATGGCTGATCCATTTTGTGAGCATTTAAGGAGACTTGCCATTGAGACTGCAAGGGAATTAAATATAACGGTTCATGAATCTGGAACGTATATATGTGTTGAAGGTCCTAGGTTCTCTACTAGAGCAGAAAGTAGGGTTTGGAGGGAAGTGTATAAGGCTGATATAATAGGTATGACGTTAGTGCCAGAGGTTAATTTAGCATGTGAAATGCAGATGTGTTATGCTACAATAGCAATGGTTACTGATTATGACGTATTTGCTGAGGTTCCAGTTACTGCGGAGGAGGTTACAAAGGTAATGAGTGAGAATACTGAGAAAGCGAAAAAACTTTTGTATTCTTTAATTAGGAAGATACCAGAAAATCCTCAAGAGGGGTTGTGTTCCTGTTGCAACAGTCTAAAGACCGCTTTAGTGTAA
- a CDS encoding phosphoribosyltransferase has protein sequence MPKIPVKVVTWDEIVDLSTKLSEKIRESNYNIDIIIAIARGGLVPARLVADVLGVLDILSIKIEHWIVTASHTPEARVKYPYKVDLNGKKVLIVDDITDTGDSIELAKKFVIENFNPSEVKTATLQYIKPVAKITPDYYAEEITSWTWFMYPWNYWEDEINLVNKILVEKGTQDIDINELKKMFTESYGISQPPIPLENIIREMKRRKII, from the coding sequence TTGCCTAAAATTCCAGTAAAAGTAGTAACGTGGGATGAAATAGTAGATTTGTCTACAAAATTATCTGAAAAAATAAGGGAAAGCAATTATAATATTGATATAATAATAGCAATAGCTAGAGGCGGATTAGTGCCCGCTAGACTAGTAGCAGACGTTTTAGGGGTATTAGATATACTATCAATAAAAATAGAACACTGGATAGTTACAGCATCCCACACGCCAGAAGCCAGAGTAAAATATCCCTATAAAGTGGATTTAAATGGAAAAAAAGTACTTATAGTTGATGATATTACAGATACCGGTGACAGTATAGAATTAGCTAAGAAATTTGTTATAGAAAATTTTAATCCTTCTGAAGTAAAAACAGCAACTTTACAATATATAAAACCTGTGGCAAAAATTACTCCAGATTATTATGCCGAAGAGATAACCTCGTGGACCTGGTTTATGTATCCTTGGAATTATTGGGAAGATGAGATAAATTTGGTAAATAAGATATTAGTTGAAAAGGGAACACAAGATATAGACATAAATGAACTTAAAAAAATGTTTACAGAAAGTTATGGAATATCTCAACCACCTATTCCTTTAGAAAATATAATTAGGGAAATGAAAAGAAGAAAAATCATTTAG